From the genome of Methylocystis heyeri:
GCCGGCTACGCCACCGCCACCGATCTCGCGGACTGGCTGGTGCGGGCGCTCGGCCTTCCCTTCAGGGAGGCCCATCACGTCACGGGCCGGATCGTCGGAATCGCCGAGGCGCGCGGCCTCGGACTCGAAGAGCTGGAACTCTCCGATCTCCAGGGGGTCGAGCCGCGAATAACCGAGGACGTGTTCGGCGTGCTCGGCGTCGAGCGCTCGGTCGAGAGCCGCACCAGCTACGGCGGCGCCGCTCCTTCCAATGTGAGGGCGCAGGCGCAATCGTGGTTGAAGCGGCTGGAGGCGGAACGCCCTTGAGCTCGAGTCTTTCCGGTTCAGATCGAACTGGAAAGACTCCAGAACTCTTTGTTTAGTCGTGTTTTCATCACGCGAACCGGCATCCGCTTCGCTCGAAGACGCTTTAGCGCTGATAAACCCCCTCCAGCACAGCCTCCGCCAGAAGATGCTTCCCGGCCTCCTGCTCGACCTCCTTGCAAGTGGCGCCGGGACGGAGGACGAGTTCCGCCCGGTTCAGCGCAATGAGCCGGAAACGGTAACGATGCGGCCCGTGGCCGCGCGGGGGACAGGGACCGCCGTAGCCGACCTCGCCGAAATCATTGACGCCCTGCCTGAAGTCCTCGAAACCTTCAGCCCGGCCGGCGCCCTCCGCCAGCTCGCTGCGCCCCGAAGGAATGTCGAAAACCGCCCAATGGCGCCATGTGCCGGCGGGCGCGTCGGGGTCATCGCAAAGCAGAGCGAAGCTCTTGGCGTCCATCGGCGCGCAGGTCCACTGAAGCGCAGGCGAAAGATTTTCCCCGTCAC
Proteins encoded in this window:
- a CDS encoding YbhB/YbcL family Raf kinase inhibitor-like protein, whose product is MMLTSTAFHDGAVVPRRFTCDGENLSPALQWTCAPMDAKSFALLCDDPDAPAGTWRHWAVFDIPSGRSELAEGAGRAEGFEDFRQGVNDFGEVGYGGPCPPRGHGPHRYRFRLIALNRAELVLRPGATCKEVEQEAGKHLLAEAVLEGVYQR